One Paenibacillus crassostreae DNA segment encodes these proteins:
- a CDS encoding CobW family GTP-binding protein encodes MNLNTLSERVTPIYILSGFLGSGKTTLLQRMVTYWQEQGLRPAVIMNEIGDVNLEGALIEETVPMTEMLSGCICCTIRGDLSLEISNLIQKESPDVIVIEATGIANPMEILDGVTEAALYMRIDLKSVITVVDARHLLELYEHQQGKTYRLMQEQIRCASYLILNKVDRVSEEEQAKVKEILSRWNEYAPIIPSVRCDVDWVPLFGSDVHHLEHIMNREHEHEESHDHAHHSHDHVMVYTHYFKGPIDSQRFEELVNQLPREVYRAKGVMTFSDTTSRFLFQYAFREADFLKINPQGVVPDVVVFIGEHFSQAALKNALDELEKIG; translated from the coding sequence CACCTATTTATATATTATCTGGATTCCTAGGCAGTGGGAAAACAACATTATTACAACGTATGGTGACTTATTGGCAAGAACAGGGGTTAAGACCAGCAGTGATAATGAATGAGATTGGTGACGTTAATTTAGAAGGTGCACTGATCGAAGAGACGGTCCCTATGACCGAAATGCTTAGTGGATGTATCTGCTGTACTATTCGAGGTGATTTGAGCTTAGAGATATCTAATCTGATTCAGAAAGAATCACCTGATGTCATCGTTATAGAAGCCACAGGGATCGCTAATCCAATGGAAATATTGGATGGTGTAACGGAAGCTGCTCTATATATGAGAATTGATCTGAAGAGTGTCATTACCGTCGTTGACGCAAGACATTTATTGGAGTTATATGAACATCAACAAGGTAAGACATATCGTTTGATGCAAGAACAGATCCGATGTGCATCTTACCTTATTCTTAATAAGGTTGACCGTGTAAGTGAAGAAGAGCAAGCGAAGGTAAAAGAAATCTTATCTCGTTGGAACGAGTATGCACCTATCATTCCTTCTGTTCGTTGTGATGTGGATTGGGTTCCTTTATTCGGATCCGATGTGCATCATCTTGAACACATCATGAATCGTGAGCATGAACATGAAGAATCACATGATCATGCACATCATTCGCATGATCATGTGATGGTGTATACTCATTATTTCAAAGGTCCCATCGATAGCCAGAGATTTGAGGAATTGGTCAATCAACTACCTCGGGAAGTATATCGTGCCAAAGGTGTCATGACGTTTAGTGATACGACCAGTCGTTTTTTGTTCCAATATGCATTTCGTGAAGCAGACTTTTTGAAGATTAATCCTCAAGGTGTTGTTCCTGATGTTGTTGTCTTTATTGGGGAACATTTCTCTCAAGCTGCGCTGAAGAATGCTCTAGATGAGCTTGAAAAAATAGGTTAA
- the argS gene encoding arginine--tRNA ligase, with product MLKKWATEVIEPHVSLSLEEVEEMLETPPTAAMGDMAFPCYRLAKQYKQSPQQIALQLADVIQVDGIKVEAAGPYVNLFFDRDVYAGKMMETLRENNDAKINIGQGKKVIIDMSSPNIAKPFGIGHLRSTMIGAALYKMYQTAGYEPISVNHLGDWGTQFGKQITAYKRWGNDAALKENPIQESLRLYVKFHEEAEEDQSLDPEARNWFRLLESGDHEANRLWNYFVEVSMQEFNRMYERLNITFDYVLGESFYNDKMGAVVQELKDMELLEESEGALVVRLEEKGMPPCLIMKSDGTTIYPTRDLATAFYRHQVMKADQILYVVGGEQQLHFQQVFAVLNKMGADWVKDCQHVSFGLMKFEGKKMSTRRGKIVYLEDVLDEAVSRALKVIEEKNPALPDKLSVAQAVGIGAIIFGDLKNNRTNEVDFSLEDALNFDGETGPYLQYTYTRTQSILSKSELFELDQMGKDKDKDKVESQTLQHNYSESLGESGWALLKLLITFPDHLKRGIQNNEPSVLARYVLDVAQAFNHFYNQERVISEDVDLRRIRVLLTELTGESLQRTMNILGLHTPTRM from the coding sequence ATGTTAAAGAAATGGGCTACAGAAGTGATAGAGCCACATGTTTCCTTGTCATTAGAAGAGGTTGAGGAGATGTTAGAAACACCACCTACAGCAGCTATGGGGGATATGGCATTCCCATGTTATCGTTTAGCTAAGCAGTATAAACAATCGCCTCAGCAAATTGCTTTACAGTTAGCAGATGTTATCCAAGTGGATGGAATCAAGGTTGAAGCAGCTGGACCGTATGTTAATTTGTTTTTTGATCGCGATGTTTATGCAGGCAAGATGATGGAAACTTTGAGAGAAAATAATGATGCTAAGATCAATATAGGCCAAGGGAAAAAAGTCATTATTGATATGTCATCTCCTAATATCGCGAAGCCCTTCGGGATAGGTCATCTTCGTTCAACGATGATTGGAGCAGCATTGTACAAAATGTATCAAACGGCAGGTTATGAACCTATCAGCGTTAATCATCTAGGAGATTGGGGAACGCAATTCGGTAAACAAATTACAGCGTATAAACGTTGGGGAAATGATGCAGCCTTAAAGGAGAATCCAATTCAGGAGTCTTTACGGTTATATGTAAAGTTTCATGAAGAAGCAGAAGAAGATCAAAGTTTGGATCCAGAAGCTAGAAATTGGTTCCGTCTATTGGAATCTGGAGATCACGAAGCGAATCGCTTGTGGAATTACTTTGTGGAAGTGAGTATGCAGGAGTTCAATAGAATGTATGAAAGATTAAATATTACATTTGATTATGTACTTGGAGAAAGCTTTTATAATGATAAGATGGGTGCGGTTGTTCAAGAACTGAAGGATATGGAATTGCTAGAAGAGAGCGAAGGGGCACTTGTGGTTCGCTTGGAAGAAAAAGGAATGCCACCTTGCTTAATTATGAAATCGGACGGAACGACAATATACCCTACCCGTGATTTGGCGACAGCCTTCTATCGTCATCAAGTGATGAAAGCTGATCAAATCCTATACGTTGTTGGGGGTGAGCAACAGCTTCATTTTCAGCAAGTATTTGCAGTCTTGAACAAAATGGGAGCCGATTGGGTAAAGGATTGCCAACATGTAAGTTTTGGATTAATGAAATTTGAAGGTAAGAAGATGTCTACCCGTCGTGGTAAGATTGTATATCTTGAAGATGTGTTAGATGAAGCTGTATCCAGAGCATTAAAGGTCATAGAAGAAAAAAATCCAGCATTGCCGGATAAATTGTCAGTGGCACAAGCTGTAGGGATAGGTGCTATTATCTTTGGTGATCTCAAGAATAATCGGACGAATGAAGTGGATTTCTCGTTGGAAGATGCTTTGAATTTCGATGGTGAGACAGGTCCTTACTTACAATATACGTATACTAGAACGCAAAGTATTCTTTCGAAGAGTGAGTTGTTCGAGCTAGATCAGATGGGGAAGGATAAGGATAAGGATAAGGTGGAATCTCAAACATTACAGCATAACTATTCAGAATCATTAGGTGAATCGGGATGGGCGCTTCTTAAACTTCTTATTACTTTTCCTGATCATTTGAAACGTGGGATACAGAATAATGAACCTTCTGTATTGGCAAGATATGTATTAGATGTAGCGCAGGCTTTCAATCATTTCTACAACCAAGAACGCGTAATAAGTGAGGATGTAGATCTAAGAAGAATTCGTGTGTTATTAACGGAATTAACTGGAGAATCGTTGCAGAGAACAATGAATATTCTCGGACTTCATACCCCTACTCGAATGTGA
- a CDS encoding ABC transporter ATP-binding protein: protein MNVGKRLFQYALTAKVTFIAAIITLCIGVAAELAGPFIAKAMIDDHMLGIEQPFFETDSSTSENAVLYNGHSYKRGDRFAENENKGQEVRILQKGTTFYFIDQAVEVAEGKREVVDGQMTITNGSLVSTYPVTALTAEQLFSFYKPEIPGIMKLVGLYLILLVVTIFTEFGKTYWLQSSANRVIQKLRTDVYAHIQRLPVHFFDNLPAGKVVSRITNDTEAVKDLFVAVLSNFSSGVVYIAGVYVALFILDVRLGLVCLFVIPILIVWIILYRKFATKYNTIIRSRLSEINAIINESIQGMSIIRVFRRQKQTKDEFEALNQDYMKYQNKMLNLNAWTTHNLVNVLRSFSFAVLLAYFGYGSLNGANAVSLGVLYAFVDVLGRLFQPITGMVNQLAALDSSMVSAGRVFTLMDEPGEDVTDGSMPRYKGNVEFKDVSFAYKKDYVLKNISFEAKQGQTVALVGHTGSGKSSIINLLFRFYDPQKGSITIDGQEVTGIPKQWLRHHMGIVLQDPYLFTGTVSSNVSLGDERITREQIEKALCDVGAERILAHLPKGFDEPVVEKGSTLSAGQRQLISFARALAFDPAILILDEATANIDTETESLIQSALEVLKKGRTTFIIAHRLSTIRTADQILVLHRGEIVERGSHDELLELGGRYYQLYQLQQGNVLPEPVAGEPIIEGTIQPTIQTVSGV from the coding sequence TTGAATGTAGGAAAAAGATTATTCCAATATGCCCTTACGGCTAAAGTCACCTTCATAGCTGCTATCATTACATTATGTATAGGTGTTGCTGCAGAACTCGCAGGACCATTTATTGCGAAAGCCATGATTGATGACCATATGCTCGGCATAGAACAACCATTCTTTGAAACGGATTCATCCACATCAGAAAATGCTGTACTCTATAATGGACATTCCTATAAACGTGGTGATCGTTTCGCCGAGAACGAGAATAAGGGCCAAGAAGTTCGGATTCTTCAGAAAGGCACAACTTTCTATTTCATCGATCAAGCCGTTGAAGTAGCTGAAGGTAAGCGTGAGGTTGTGGATGGTCAAATGACTATTACAAACGGCTCTCTAGTGTCCACTTATCCGGTCACAGCCTTGACAGCTGAACAACTATTTTCCTTTTACAAACCAGAAATACCGGGGATTATGAAGCTCGTAGGACTATACCTTATCCTATTAGTTGTGACGATATTCACTGAATTTGGGAAGACATACTGGTTGCAGTCATCTGCTAACAGAGTTATTCAGAAATTGCGAACCGATGTGTATGCTCATATTCAACGGCTACCCGTTCATTTCTTCGATAACTTACCAGCTGGGAAAGTCGTTTCTAGAATTACCAATGATACTGAAGCGGTTAAAGATCTATTCGTAGCCGTTCTATCTAATTTCAGTTCAGGAGTGGTCTATATTGCGGGTGTTTACGTCGCCCTGTTTATACTGGATGTTCGACTTGGGTTAGTCTGCCTATTCGTGATTCCAATATTGATCGTATGGATCATTCTATATCGAAAATTCGCAACGAAATATAATACCATCATTCGCTCTCGACTTAGTGAAATCAACGCTATCATTAATGAATCTATTCAAGGTATGTCGATTATCCGGGTATTTCGTCGTCAAAAACAAACGAAGGATGAATTCGAAGCTCTTAATCAAGATTACATGAAGTATCAGAACAAAATGCTTAACCTGAATGCATGGACAACACATAATTTAGTCAATGTATTACGTAGCTTTTCCTTCGCGGTTCTGTTAGCCTATTTCGGATATGGTTCATTGAATGGTGCTAACGCTGTATCACTTGGTGTTCTCTATGCTTTCGTCGATGTCCTCGGTCGGTTATTCCAACCGATTACAGGAATGGTGAACCAGCTAGCAGCACTTGATTCTTCCATGGTATCTGCAGGTAGAGTCTTCACTCTCATGGATGAGCCAGGAGAAGATGTGACCGATGGAAGTATGCCGCGTTACAAAGGTAATGTCGAATTTAAAGATGTATCCTTTGCATATAAAAAAGATTATGTACTTAAGAATATCTCTTTTGAAGCTAAACAAGGTCAGACGGTCGCACTGGTAGGTCATACAGGATCGGGCAAAAGTTCCATCATCAATCTGTTATTCCGTTTCTATGATCCACAGAAAGGAAGCATAACCATAGATGGGCAAGAAGTAACGGGGATTCCTAAACAATGGCTTCGTCATCATATGGGGATTGTATTGCAGGATCCTTATCTTTTCACAGGGACCGTGTCTTCGAATGTTAGTTTAGGGGATGAACGTATAACTCGTGAGCAAATTGAGAAGGCCTTGTGTGATGTAGGGGCAGAACGTATCCTTGCCCACCTACCCAAAGGATTTGACGAACCTGTTGTTGAGAAAGGAAGTACTCTATCTGCAGGCCAACGTCAACTAATCTCCTTCGCACGTGCATTGGCATTCGATCCAGCGATCCTTATTCTCGATGAGGCTACTGCGAATATTGATACGGAGACCGAAAGCCTGATTCAATCAGCGCTAGAAGTTCTGAAGAAAGGTCGTACGACATTTATAATCGCACACCGATTGTCAACCATCCGTACTGCCGATCAGATACTTGTGTTGCATCGTGGAGAGATTGTTGAGCGAGGTAGCCATGATGAACTCTTAGAACTTGGTGGTCGTTACTATCAATTGTATCAATTGCAACAAGGTAATGTCTTACCAGAACCTGTTGCAGGAGAGCCAATTATAGAAGGTACCATTCAACCAACTATTCAAACTGTGTCTGGAGTGTAA
- a CDS encoding ABC transporter ATP-binding protein, whose product MFSVLKKLGWFFSQEKKRYVIGLIMLIVCGIGELLPPRLLGNAIDDIVTGSITAPSLIGYIVSIIGILIVIYLITYIWMHRLFGGANLVERILRSRYMNHLLGMTPPFFERNRTGDLMARATNDLRSVAATAGFGILVMTDSTIFLLTILFAMGFLISWQLTLAAIIPLPFIALAMKIYGKIVHERYSLAQDAFGDMNDQVLESVAGVRVIRAYVQERSDQQRFQDITDDVYRKNMSVAKVDAFFEPTIRLCVGLSYVIGLAYGIYLVFKNQITLGDLVSFNMYLGMMIWPMFAIGELINIMQRGSASLDRVDEILTVVPDVEDVADPTSVGVPQRIEIKDVTFRYPTSTVDNLKNIQLTLQKGQTLGIVGRTGSGKSTLLKQLLHEYPAGSGEILISGISIEQIAKDELHSWIGYVPQEQILFSKSVRQNIQYGLKDASDDLIMEAISTAAFENDLVTLSDGLDTLVGEKGVALSGGQKQRVALARAFIGNPEILILDDALSAVDARTEARIIENIRLKRAGKTTMISTHRLSAVEHADWIVVLEEGDIIEEGTHEELVALGGWYREQYERQQVENNLTTEEVS is encoded by the coding sequence TTGTTTTCTGTTTTAAAAAAATTAGGTTGGTTTTTCAGTCAAGAGAAAAAGCGCTATGTAATTGGTTTAATCATGTTGATTGTATGTGGGATCGGCGAATTGCTACCTCCACGTTTACTTGGAAATGCAATTGATGATATCGTTACTGGCTCGATCACGGCTCCTTCGCTTATTGGCTATATCGTATCTATCATTGGCATTCTGATTGTTATTTATTTGATCACCTACATATGGATGCACAGACTATTCGGGGGTGCGAACCTTGTTGAACGAATTCTCCGTTCACGGTATATGAATCATTTATTAGGAATGACACCTCCGTTCTTTGAAAGAAATCGTACAGGCGATTTGATGGCCAGAGCGACAAACGATCTTCGCTCTGTTGCTGCAACAGCTGGTTTTGGAATATTAGTCATGACAGATTCAACAATATTCTTACTTACTATCCTATTTGCCATGGGATTTCTCATCAGCTGGCAGTTAACCTTAGCAGCGATTATCCCCCTGCCCTTTATCGCACTGGCGATGAAGATTTATGGGAAAATCGTTCACGAACGTTATTCCTTAGCACAGGATGCCTTTGGTGATATGAATGACCAAGTGCTTGAATCCGTGGCTGGTGTACGTGTCATACGTGCTTATGTTCAAGAAAGATCAGATCAACAACGTTTTCAAGACATTACCGATGATGTATACCGCAAAAATATGAGCGTTGCTAAAGTTGATGCTTTCTTTGAACCTACCATTCGTTTATGTGTTGGATTAAGTTATGTGATTGGTCTTGCCTATGGTATTTACCTTGTGTTCAAGAATCAGATCACCCTTGGAGATCTCGTGTCCTTTAATATGTACCTTGGGATGATGATCTGGCCTATGTTCGCCATAGGGGAATTAATTAATATTATGCAACGCGGTAGTGCCTCTCTGGATCGTGTAGATGAGATTCTGACCGTTGTGCCTGATGTCGAAGATGTTGCTGATCCTACGTCTGTAGGTGTTCCTCAGCGAATTGAAATAAAGGATGTTACATTCCGTTATCCAACATCTACTGTTGATAATCTTAAGAATATCCAGCTCACTCTGCAAAAAGGGCAAACCCTTGGAATTGTCGGACGTACAGGTAGTGGTAAATCCACTTTACTTAAACAACTCCTTCACGAATATCCTGCAGGAAGTGGAGAAATTCTTATCTCTGGAATTTCGATTGAACAGATTGCCAAAGATGAGCTTCACAGCTGGATCGGTTATGTACCACAAGAACAGATACTATTCTCCAAATCGGTACGTCAGAACATTCAATATGGACTGAAGGACGCAAGTGACGATTTGATTATGGAAGCCATCTCCACGGCTGCCTTCGAGAATGACCTTGTAACACTCTCAGATGGTCTTGATACACTCGTAGGCGAGAAAGGTGTTGCTCTATCCGGTGGTCAGAAGCAACGAGTTGCTCTAGCAAGAGCGTTTATTGGCAATCCAGAGATTCTTATCTTAGATGATGCTCTTTCTGCTGTTGATGCTAGAACAGAAGCACGCATTATAGAGAATATCCGACTCAAACGAGCGGGTAAGACAACAATGATATCTACTCACCGCTTGTCTGCTGTAGAGCATGCCGACTGGATTGTCGTACTTGAAGAAGGCGATATTATCGAAGAAGGTACGCACGAAGAATTGGTAGCTCTCGGTGGATGGTATCGTGAACAATATGAACGTCAACAAGTGGAGAACAATCTAACCACTGAGGAGGTGTCTTAA